The Ornithinimicrobium faecis region CGAGACCAGCTGCTCTCCGTGCAGGGCCTCCTGGAACCGGATCAGGTCCTCTGCCGGGGCCACGATGCCTCCCCCGGCCCAGTCGAGGCTGACCGCGAGCGCCCGGCTCAGCTCGTGGGGCCCGATCCAGAACGGCTGAACGTCCAGGTCCGCCAGGCCCTCGGGGGTGCGGGCATCGCCGTAGGGCGTTGAGCTGCGCGTCATCCCGGCCCGCTCATAGATCCGGGACGCCAGGAGCGCACTGAACGCCTCCCCCGTCACCTCCTCGGCAATCCGGCCGAGCAGGACGTAGGCCGTGTCTCCGTAACTGAACGTCTCACCCGGGCGGCCCACCGGTGGCAGGTGGCGCACCTCGGCAAGGAGCTCGTGGGGAGTCCAGCGCCGTTGCGGATCCTGGGCCACCGACGCGGTCGAGGCCGCCGTGCTCGACCCTCTCGGCGGCTCGAAGTAGTCGGGGAGACCGCTCGTGTGCGTCAGCAGGTGCTCGACCGTCACATCGCGAGCGGTGTCAGTGCCGGGAGCCGCGGGGAGTCCGGCGATGTCCTCACCCGGCAGCACCCGCCCGATCGGTGTGTCTGCGTCCACCTGCCCGCCCTCGATGAGCATGGCGATCAGGGTCGCCGTCATCACCTTCCCGACGCTGGCTGCGTGGAACGGGCGATCGACGTCCCCGAACTCAAAGTCCCACCCCGGAGCGCGGACCACGACCTGAGGCGGGGGCAGGCCGGGTTGCCTGCGGACGACGCGCTCGAGGGAGGCGTGAAGGCTCTGCACGGTGGGCACGGTCTGCTCCCGGAGTCAGGTGATCGCTCGATAAGTCTCATAGACATGTCTAACAGACATGTCTATGAGGGACAACCCTCTACACTCACTGTCCATGGCGCACGTGATCCTCGGGCTGCTGCTCATCTATCCGCAGAGCCTCTATGACCTCATCAAGAGCTTTGAGGCTGGCGTCTCCCTCTTCTATAGCGCGAGCTCCGGCAGCATCAAGCGGGCCCTCGACAACCTGCTGGCCAGCGGCTCCATCGAGGTCGCCTCGACCGAGCCGGGAGCGCGGGGGCGCAAGGTCTATCGCGTCACGGACTCCGGTCGCGGCGAGTTCCACGCCTGGATGACCGGGCCGCTCAGCGGCAACCTGGAGACCGCCGCCCTGTCCCGGCTCTATTTCCTCGGCCTCCTCGAGGCACCGGAGCGCCCACCCGTGCTGGAGCGCATGAGGGAAGCAACCGAGGCCCAGCTCGGACAGCTCACCCGTCTGCGGGACCACATCAGCACGCTTGAGATCCCCGACGAGCTCCGCGATGTCGCCGAGTCCCAGGCGGCCACGCTCGACTATGGCATCCACTCCCATCAGGCGTCCCTCGACTGGTTCACCCGTCGACTGGGAGACCCCTCCTGACAAGACCCGCGCCCATCACGAGGCCCAGGACCACCGCTGGACCGTGCTCATCACCGGTGACGACGAGGGACAGCGTGGCCACGACCAGCAGGGCGCACGGGACAAGGACCTCACGCGCTGGCCGCCGCGGCCAGGCCACGGTCACCGCCATCGCGGCCAGCAGACACATCGTCGCCATGGAGTTGCCCGCGCCGCTCTGACCCGTGGTCCAGAGGGTGAGCACGTTGGCCAGCACCCCACCGACCAGGAACACCGAGACGCAGGTGAGCCCTCGGCATACGTCCCCGATCAGGAGCAGCGTGACGGCGAGCATGCTCAGGTTGAACACCGTCCCGAACCAGCCGCCGTCCTGCAGCACGATCGAGGTGGCCAGGCGCCACCACTCCCCCGACGCGATCGCCGAGGCGTCCCGCCCGCCCCACTCCAGCAACTCGGGGGCCCAGAGCAGTTGCACCAGTGACGGCACGGCCACCACGCACCAGAGCAGCACCGCCCCCCACCGCGGTCTCGGCAGTCGGGTCAGGGACTGCCGCAGGACGGTCCACCCGGTCAGGTAGGTGACCCAGATCGCGACGACAGCGACAACGCTCACACGAGCCTTCGGCTCACCGGACCTGCACGTCGACCGTGTGCCACCCACTCGCGCCGTTGGGAGCAGGGAGGGCGTGCTCCTCGGTCTGCACCTCGCCGGCCCCGTCGGTGGCCCGCACGCTCACGGCATACTCGCCCGGCTCGGCCTGCCAGGTGAGCATCCACTGGCGCCAGGAGTCGGTCGTCGGCTCCTCCGCAAGGGTCGCCTCCTGCCAGTCGCCGTCCCCGATGCGAACCTCGACGCGCTCGATCCCGCGGTGCTGGGCCCAGGCGACACCCGCGATCACGACCTCCCCGGCGCCGACCGGCTCGCCGGGACGCGGGACGTCGATCCGCGAGGCGGTCTTGATCGGGCCCAGGGCCGACCAGCCGCGCGGGGTCCAATAGCCCTCGTCCTGGTCAAACCTGGTCACCTTGAGCTCGGTCACCCACTTGGTCGCCGAGACATAGCCATACAGG contains the following coding sequences:
- a CDS encoding serine hydrolase domain-containing protein, whose product is MPTVQSLHASLERVVRRQPGLPPPQVVVRAPGWDFEFGDVDRPFHAASVGKVMTATLIAMLIEGGQVDADTPIGRVLPGEDIAGLPAAPGTDTARDVTVEHLLTHTSGLPDYFEPPRGSSTAASTASVAQDPQRRWTPHELLAEVRHLPPVGRPGETFSYGDTAYVLLGRIAEEVTGEAFSALLASRIYERAGMTRSSTPYGDARTPEGLADLDVQPFWIGPHELSRALAVSLDWAGGGIVAPAEDLIRFQEALHGEQLVSRSTLVWMARRRHRMRPGIHYGAGLVTVRFGGFFPLLRGLPEPIGGLGSFATHMFYYPQHRAHVVLNFHADKRMQGSFQTHIRIAQIIAKQSSDRVRTP
- a CDS encoding PadR family transcriptional regulator, with amino-acid sequence MAHVILGLLLIYPQSLYDLIKSFEAGVSLFYSASSGSIKRALDNLLASGSIEVASTEPGARGRKVYRVTDSGRGEFHAWMTGPLSGNLETAALSRLYFLGLLEAPERPPVLERMREATEAQLGQLTRLRDHISTLEIPDELRDVAESQAATLDYGIHSHQASLDWFTRRLGDPS
- a CDS encoding rhomboid family intramembrane serine protease — its product is MSVVAVVAIWVTYLTGWTVLRQSLTRLPRPRWGAVLLWCVVAVPSLVQLLWAPELLEWGGRDASAIASGEWWRLATSIVLQDGGWFGTVFNLSMLAVTLLLIGDVCRGLTCVSVFLVGGVLANVLTLWTTGQSGAGNSMATMCLLAAMAVTVAWPRRPAREVLVPCALLVVATLSLVVTGDEHGPAVVLGLVMGAGLVRRGLPVDG